The genomic DNA TTTCCCACGCGGTGGGCACACAGACCTACCGTTTCGACAGCCTCAAGGACGTGATGGCCAAGGCCAGCCCCGCACGCTCCGGCGACTTTCTGGCCGGTGTGGCCGCGCAGAACGACGGCGAGCGGGTGGCGGCGCAAATGGCGCTGGCGAACATCCCGTTGACACATTTCCTCGAAGAAGTGCTGATTCCCTACGAAAGCGACGAAGTCACCCGACTGATCATCGACACCCACGATAAACAGGCGTTTGCCGCGGTCAGCCACCTGACCGTCGGCGGCCTGCGCGACTGGCTGCTCAGCGAAGCCGCTGACGAACATTCCCTACGCGCATTGGCGCCAGGTCTTACACCGGAAATGGCCGCCGCCGTGTCCAAAATCATGCGCGTGCAGGACTTGGTGCTGGTGGCGCAGAAGATCCGCGTGGTCACCCAGTTTCGCGGCACCATGGGCCTGCGCGGGCGCCTGTCGACCCGCCTGCAACCCAACCACCCCACCGACGAACCCGCCGGCATAGCCGCGAGCATTCTCGACGGGCTGTTGTATGGCAACGGCGACGCCATGATCGGCATCAACCCGGCCACCGACAGCATCGCCTCGATCTGCGCCATGCTGGAAATGCTCGATGCGATCATCCAGCGCTACGAAATCCCGACCCAGGCCTGCGTGCTGACCCACGTCACCACCTCCATTGAGGCCATCAACCGGGGCGTGCCGCTGGACCTGGTGTTTCAGTCGATTGCCGGCACCGAAGCGGCCAACGCCAGTTTCGGCATCAGCCTGAGCGTGCTGCAGGAAGGCTACGAAGCGGGGTTGAGCCTGAATCGCGGCACCTTGGGCAACAACCTGATGTATTTCGAAACCGGCCAGGGCAGCGCCTTGTCGGCCAATGCGCACTTCGGCGTCGACCAGCAAACCTGCGAAACCCGCGCCTACGCCGTGGCGCGGCATTTCAAACCGTTTCTGGTGAACACGGTTGTAGGCTTTATCGGCCCCGAGTACCTATACAACGGCAAACAGATCATCCGCGCCGGTCTGGAAGACCATTTCTGCGGCAAGC from Pseudomonas tolaasii NCPPB 2192 includes the following:
- a CDS encoding ethanolamine ammonia-lyase subunit EutB — its product is MASFSHAVGTQTYRFDSLKDVMAKASPARSGDFLAGVAAQNDGERVAAQMALANIPLTHFLEEVLIPYESDEVTRLIIDTHDKQAFAAVSHLTVGGLRDWLLSEAADEHSLRALAPGLTPEMAAAVSKIMRVQDLVLVAQKIRVVTQFRGTMGLRGRLSTRLQPNHPTDEPAGIAASILDGLLYGNGDAMIGINPATDSIASICAMLEMLDAIIQRYEIPTQACVLTHVTTSIEAINRGVPLDLVFQSIAGTEAANASFGISLSVLQEGYEAGLSLNRGTLGNNLMYFETGQGSALSANAHFGVDQQTCETRAYAVARHFKPFLVNTVVGFIGPEYLYNGKQIIRAGLEDHFCGKLLGVPMGCDICYTNHAEADQDDMDTLLTLLGVAGINFIMGIPGSDDIMLNYQTTSFHDALYARQTLGLKPAPEFEQWLAKMGIFTQADGKVHFGNSLPPAFRQALAQLG